In one window of Eleutherodactylus coqui strain aEleCoq1 chromosome 10, aEleCoq1.hap1, whole genome shotgun sequence DNA:
- the LOC136580958 gene encoding probable G-protein coupled receptor 34, producing the protein MGLLTNSTLSDVTIKTWTPETSGPLSLHLNVSSSPTFNGCDIQDGLLTWLLPVVFSLVCGLNLLSNIPALFVFWRNCQKSTSMTIYMRNLAIADLLLALCLPFRIAYQNSNGPLLLCHIIGAFFYLNMYASIMFLSLISMDRYLKIIRPLQQYKIHRVQWSSRATYIVWLINVVCIFPLLLENKENEPCSQKCFHFKKKGTVSAVINLTAVMVFFVLLSLFVYSYAKISVKLHRASLMKNQPQTKRKSNRAMKMSFVVLLIFIVCFVPYHLVRVPYILAQINIISKLPWKQTLHIANELVLCLSTLNSCLDPVIYFFLSDSFKRVVIATFQGKLKVIMNKQVSNCNRSVSEM; encoded by the coding sequence ATGGGTCTTCTAACAAACTCAACTCTGAGTGATGTGACTATAAAGACATGGACTCCTGAGACTTCTGGTCCTCTTTCTCTTCACTTGAATGTATCTTCATCTCCTACTTTTAATGGATGTGATATCCAAGATGGACTCTTGACGTGGCTGCTTCCTGTGGTTTTCTCACTTGTTTGTGGACTGAACCTCTTGAGTAACATTCCGGCTCTGTTTGTCTTCTGGAGAAACTGTCAAAAAAGTACATCTATGACCATATACATGAGGAACCTGGCAATAGCTGATCTCCTTTTAGCACTATGCTTACCTTTCCGTATCGCCTATCAGAACAGTAATGGTCCTCTGCTCTTGTGCCATATCATAGGTGCCTTCTTCTACTtgaacatgtatgcaagtatcaTGTTCCTGAGCCTCATCAGTATGGACCGCTATCTTAAAATAATCAGGCCTCTACAACAGTACAAAATCCATAGAGTGCAATGGAGCTCAAGGGCCACTTATATAGTCTGGCTGATCAATGTCGTTTGCATTTTCCCATTGTTACTTGAAAACAAGGAAAATGAACCTTGTAGCCAAAAGTGCTTCCATTTCAAAAAGAAGGGGACTGTGTCAGCCGTCATCAACCTGACTGCCGTTATGGTTTTCTTtgttcttctttctctttttgtcTATTCTTATGCAAAGATCTCTGTAAAACTCCACAGAGCGTCTTTGATGAAGAATCAGCCCCAAACCAAACGGAAAAGTAATCGGGCAATGAAAATGTCCTTCGTTGTTCTACTCATCTTCATTGTGTGCTTTGTCCCTTATCACTTGGTGCGTGTGCCCTATATTCTGGCCCAGATAAATATCATCTCCAAGCTGCCCTGGAAGCAGACTTTGCATATTGCTAATGAATTAGTGCTCTGTCTATCTACACTCAACAGCTGCCTGGACCCGGTCATCTATTTCTTCTTGTCCGACAGCTTCAAAAGAGTTGTAATTGCCACTTTTCAAGGAAAACTCAAAGTCATTATGAACAAACAAGTGTCAAACTGCAACAGATCTGTTAGTGAAATGTGA